In Deferribacter desulfuricans SSM1, the following are encoded in one genomic region:
- a CDS encoding rhodanese-like domain-containing protein: MKKKLIKVLLALFVIGILFSGCAKQVQAPKAEKPRKSVEQMVKEAGFEIVDFNYVKGLVGNGLRKFNKVVFIDARPERKYDSGHIPGAISIPDTKFDKYVGQLDQLKVTKDRLLITYCGGYKCVKSYHDAKYLRDKGYTNIKVYLAGMPDWSKKSYAEITYKYAKKLLDKGVLFVDARPALKWKKGTIPGAINIPDTKFMRDPNPYLNVLPEDKNAPIVVFCAGYHCIKSHNVARLLKEKFGYKKVYVYAGGVPEWKAKGFPIVKPGKAVAKKTTAAKKSVSAIKPGPDEGTVDIEFFKTLIDDRPDNIHIVDVRTPEEFEEGHVKGAINIPVDDMYKKGCDYIINKLPKDGYIIFMCASGGRAGEMYFGLKEDCNYKEMDRLYFLDAHVNYDSGRCEVTE; encoded by the coding sequence GCTCCTAAGGCTGAAAAGCCTAGAAAATCTGTTGAGCAGATGGTCAAAGAAGCTGGATTTGAAATTGTTGATTTTAACTATGTTAAAGGATTGGTTGGAAATGGCTTGAGAAAATTTAACAAAGTGGTTTTTATTGATGCAAGACCAGAAAGAAAATATGATTCTGGCCATATCCCTGGTGCTATCAGTATCCCTGACACTAAGTTTGATAAGTATGTTGGGCAGCTTGATCAACTTAAAGTTACTAAAGACAGATTATTAATTACTTATTGTGGTGGATATAAATGTGTAAAAAGCTATCATGATGCTAAATATCTAAGAGATAAGGGGTACACAAATATCAAAGTTTATCTAGCAGGCATGCCGGATTGGTCAAAGAAATCTTACGCTGAAATTACCTACAAGTATGCTAAGAAGCTGCTTGATAAAGGTGTGCTTTTTGTGGATGCAAGACCAGCATTGAAGTGGAAAAAAGGAACTATTCCTGGTGCAATTAATATCCCTGATACTAAGTTTATGAGAGATCCAAATCCTTATTTAAATGTGTTGCCAGAAGATAAAAATGCGCCAATAGTTGTTTTTTGTGCGGGCTATCATTGTATAAAATCTCATAATGTGGCTAGATTATTAAAAGAAAAATTTGGATATAAAAAAGTTTATGTTTATGCTGGTGGCGTCCCAGAGTGGAAAGCAAAAGGTTTTCCAATAGTAAAGCCTGGTAAAGCTGTAGCAAAGAAAACAACTGCAGCTAAAAAAAGTGTTTCTGCAATTAAACCTGGTCCAGATGAAGGGACTGTAGATATTGAATTTTTCAAAACATTGATTGATGATAGACCAGATAATATTCATATAGTGGATGTTAGAACTCCTGAGGAGTTTGAAGAAGGGCATGTAAAGGGTGCTATCAATATTCCTGTAGATGACATGTATAAAAAAGGGTGTGATTACATTATTAATAAACTTCCAAAAGATGGTTATATAATTTTTATGTGTGCAAGCGGTGGTAGAGCAGGGGAGATGTACTTTGGGCTCAAAGAAGACTGCAACTACAAGGAGATGGACAGATTATACTTTTTAGATGCTCATGTTAATTATGATAGTGGAAGATGTGAAGTAACTGAATAA